Proteins encoded together in one Marispirochaeta sp. window:
- a CDS encoding tetratricopeptide repeat protein, translated as MTGDLSEAVRLYKSRRYEQALRILLALEDDPADNVEISYYLGLCYTQLKQYDDALLYLEQVVTNHANLLQIYQSRMVLSLIYAVTDRFRLAKFELDQLVAGGYESSQVYTVYGYVLYELSDIDESLKMLQKALTVDPENATALNSLGYIMADQGLDPATAVNYCREAVKLRPESYACLDSLGWACFKAGRLEEARTYLRRAMEISSGHPVIARHIRAVIDTIDSNGLD; from the coding sequence ATGACCGGAGATTTAAGCGAAGCTGTCCGACTTTATAAATCACGCCGTTACGAGCAGGCCCTGCGGATTCTTCTTGCTTTGGAAGATGATCCTGCTGATAACGTTGAAATTTCCTACTACCTTGGACTCTGCTATACCCAGTTAAAACAATACGATGATGCCCTTTTATATCTGGAACAGGTTGTAACGAACCATGCCAATCTGCTGCAGATCTACCAGAGCCGCATGGTTCTGAGTCTGATTTACGCTGTAACCGATCGGTTCCGGCTGGCAAAATTTGAACTGGACCAGCTTGTGGCCGGAGGTTACGAATCGAGCCAGGTGTATACTGTGTATGGATACGTACTGTACGAGCTTTCCGATATTGACGAGAGCCTCAAGATGCTGCAAAAAGCCCTCACAGTGGACCCGGAGAATGCTACGGCCTTAAACAGTCTTGGATACATAATGGCCGATCAGGGACTTGATCCTGCCACTGCTGTAAACTACTGCCGCGAAGCGGTAAAACTGAGGCCGGAAAGCTACGCGTGCCTCGATTCTTTAGGCTGGGCCTGTTTTAAGGCTGGCCGCCTGGAGGAGGCCAGAACGTATCTGCGCAGGGCCATGGAGATTTCCAGCGGGCATCCTGTTATTGCCAGGCATATTCGGGCTGTTATTGATACGATTGATTCTAATGGTCTTGATTAA
- a CDS encoding NHL repeat-containing protein, with product MKHWSVLLFVPILLFTFLKPAVSQDLDWDALRASDEFRFGVQAYNSGLFDNALLSFERALSFSSLDPLYKQWLGRTYHRLGLDSTALSLWREVLASGEGSALLQQRVDVISARNSLERERSVMERFVLGEVLEGRQSEYTLFARPLGLEPWPDGSYFLTSFVNNEVYRFNLNGGLLQTLQGGVLGFSRPYDVLRFSSERIYVSEFGADRITYCRPDGSQIVRFGSSGSGAGQLSGPQFLARDEDGYIYVTEAGNRRVSKFSSKGDFILSFDRRTDSFGGFQAPSGIVIQHKRIYVSDTRRGRIYCFDPSGNFLYEAGAGVLTRPEGLSVFSEEKLLIADGERLMIFHPASRSFELLADFAGDGRRIVDAVRDVNGNLLVSDFNRSELGVLSELSAMYSGIFVEIERIDATGFPDIYLDVSVRDRLGDPIVGLRESNFILSEGHGMPGSPALLAQGDALDGIQASLILEKSYYTSGRDDELAAAVEEILNALPAGSSVRLYSASELPVKEVPAGGSGRDYIAAARNPGYEGLSFSVSESIRIAALELAPLRGRKMIISLGSGKAPVKKDDSSAASASVLANLLSTNGIRFAYVQLDRVISSDDDEELDMYAHLAKESGGGLYPLYRPAGIAPIIREYGSRPTGRYYLKLVSKMDPDYGKRYLPVEVEVGYYNRTGRDELGYYAPPPYN from the coding sequence GTGAAACATTGGTCTGTCCTGCTTTTTGTCCCCATCCTGCTCTTCACTTTCCTGAAGCCTGCTGTTTCCCAGGATCTCGATTGGGATGCTCTTCGTGCCAGCGATGAGTTTCGTTTTGGTGTCCAGGCGTACAATAGCGGTCTATTCGATAACGCCCTTTTATCTTTCGAACGGGCATTAAGTTTCTCGTCCCTTGATCCTCTGTACAAGCAGTGGCTTGGAAGGACCTATCATCGTTTAGGCCTTGATTCAACTGCCCTCTCCTTATGGCGTGAAGTTCTTGCTTCCGGTGAGGGCAGCGCTCTGTTGCAGCAAAGGGTGGATGTTATCTCTGCGCGAAACAGCCTGGAGAGAGAGCGGTCTGTTATGGAACGCTTTGTTCTGGGAGAGGTCCTGGAAGGCCGACAGTCAGAGTACACTCTGTTTGCCAGACCCCTTGGGCTTGAACCCTGGCCGGACGGAAGTTACTTTCTGACCTCCTTTGTGAATAATGAGGTATACCGCTTCAATCTGAACGGCGGACTTCTTCAGACTTTGCAGGGCGGTGTTCTCGGGTTCTCTCGTCCCTATGATGTACTGCGTTTTTCCTCCGAAAGGATCTATGTTTCTGAATTCGGAGCCGACCGGATTACCTACTGCCGTCCCGACGGGAGTCAGATTGTCCGTTTTGGGAGCTCCGGAAGCGGGGCAGGGCAGCTTTCGGGTCCTCAGTTTCTTGCCAGAGACGAGGACGGATACATCTATGTAACCGAAGCAGGAAACCGCAGGGTAAGCAAGTTTTCCTCAAAAGGCGATTTCATACTTAGTTTCGACCGGCGCACAGACAGCTTTGGCGGATTCCAGGCGCCTTCAGGTATCGTGATACAGCACAAAAGGATTTACGTATCGGATACCCGGCGCGGAAGGATCTATTGTTTTGATCCTTCCGGGAATTTCCTTTATGAAGCAGGAGCAGGTGTACTTACCCGGCCCGAAGGCCTGTCTGTTTTCAGTGAAGAGAAGCTGCTTATTGCGGACGGAGAGAGACTGATGATCTTTCATCCTGCATCACGCAGTTTTGAGCTTCTGGCCGATTTTGCCGGCGACGGAAGACGGATCGTAGACGCCGTCAGAGATGTTAACGGGAACCTGCTGGTGAGTGATTTTAATCGCAGCGAGCTTGGCGTTTTAAGTGAACTCTCGGCGATGTACTCCGGTATCTTTGTAGAGATAGAGCGAATTGACGCGACGGGTTTTCCGGACATCTATCTTGATGTATCTGTGCGGGACCGTCTGGGGGACCCGATTGTAGGATTGCGGGAGAGTAATTTTATTCTCTCAGAAGGCCATGGAATGCCGGGATCCCCGGCGCTGTTAGCACAAGGAGATGCCCTGGATGGAATACAGGCCTCTCTGATTCTTGAGAAATCCTACTATACAAGCGGGAGGGATGATGAACTTGCCGCCGCTGTAGAGGAGATTCTGAATGCACTTCCTGCCGGTAGTTCGGTCCGGCTTTATTCCGCCAGTGAATTACCAGTTAAAGAGGTTCCCGCAGGAGGATCCGGCAGGGATTATATCGCTGCTGCCCGGAACCCGGGCTATGAAGGACTCAGCTTCTCTGTATCAGAATCCATACGCATTGCTGCCCTGGAACTGGCCCCTTTAAGGGGACGCAAAATGATAATAAGCCTGGGAAGCGGCAAGGCTCCCGTAAAAAAAGATGATTCTTCTGCTGCGTCTGCATCGGTATTGGCAAACCTGCTGAGTACCAACGGTATCCGCTTTGCCTATGTACAGTTGGACAGGGTAATTTCTTCCGACGATGACGAGGAACTTGATATGTACGCTCATCTTGCAAAAGAAAGCGGCGGTGGTCTGTATCCGCTTTATCGCCCTGCCGGAATTGCCCCGATTATCCGGGAATATGGAAGCCGGCCGACGGGGCGTTACTATCTGAAGCTTGTATCCAAAATGGATCCTGATTATGGGAAGAGGTACCTGCCTGTTGAGGTAGAGGTTGGCTATTATAATAGAACCGGCAGAGACGAACTTGGTTACTATGCTCCTCCACCGTATAATTAG
- a CDS encoding glutaredoxin domain-containing protein, with product MSSMFDYVDFEHKEGVIKDKRLQLFALSTCGFCKKAMNFLEEHDLEYDYVFVDLIDSGVKNRIKEDFEKRFEKKMLFPTLVVDEEEFLVGFIKFYWQKLAA from the coding sequence ATGAGTTCTATGTTCGATTATGTTGATTTTGAGCACAAAGAAGGCGTCATTAAAGATAAGCGCTTACAATTATTTGCTTTGTCTACCTGCGGCTTCTGTAAAAAGGCCATGAATTTTCTTGAAGAACACGATTTGGAATATGACTATGTATTTGTCGATCTGATTGATTCTGGAGTCAAGAACAGAATAAAAGAAGACTTCGAAAAAAGATTTGAGAAGAAAATGCTCTTTCCGACCCTTGTGGTAGATGAAGAGGAGTTTCTTGTGGGGTTCATTAAATTTTATTGGCAGAAACTGGCGGCGTGA
- a CDS encoding ferredoxin-thioredoxin reductase catalytic domain-containing protein, whose product MPDKTVQDVEYFVRSVAQHRGWILNREKDFLAHLVEGLRVNYNRYGFYQCPCRDSHGSREKDKDIMCPCDYAQADIEEFGQCFCGLFLSPAFYNDHDDIDGIPERRPEELYPD is encoded by the coding sequence ATGCCGGATAAAACTGTACAGGATGTTGAATATTTTGTCCGCTCTGTTGCACAGCACAGAGGCTGGATTCTTAATCGAGAGAAGGACTTTCTGGCCCATCTTGTTGAGGGCTTGCGGGTTAACTATAACCGTTACGGATTCTATCAGTGTCCCTGCCGCGATTCCCATGGTTCGCGGGAGAAAGACAAGGATATTATGTGCCCCTGCGACTATGCCCAGGCAGATATAGAAGAATTCGGACAGTGTTTTTGCGGTTTATTTCTGTCTCCGGCTTTTTATAACGATCATGATGATATTGACGGTATCCCGGAGCGCAGGCCGGAGGAGCTCTACCCGGATTAA